Part of the Pseudoliparis swirei isolate HS2019 ecotype Mariana Trench chromosome 3, NWPU_hadal_v1, whole genome shotgun sequence genome, cagaacccccaaagcagcgggccggactccgtctcccctccaccctgaagcactgtgctgaccagctgtctccggtgttcaccgacatcttcaacacctcctggagacatgccacgttccagcctgcttcaaggcctccaccatcatcccgtcccaaaaacccaagatcacaggactcaatgactacaggcccgtcgccctgacctctgtggtcatgaagtcctttgaacgcttggtcctgtcacacctcaagaccatcaccgacccactcctggaccccctgcagttcgcctacagagccaacaggtctgtagacgatgcagtcaacatggcccttcactacatcctccagcatctggactccccaggaacctacgccaggatcctgtttgtggacttcagctctgctttcaatacaatcatcccgtccctgctgcaggacaagctctcccagctgcacgtgcccgactccacctgcaggtggatcacagacttcctgaccgacaggaagcagcacgtgaggctggggaaacacgtctcaggctcccggaccaccaggttccccccaaggctgtgttctttcccctctgctgttctccctgtacaccaacagctgcacctccagtcaccagtccgtcaagctcctgaagttcgcggatgacaccaccctcattgggctcatctctggtggggcgagaccgcctacaggtgggagactgaccacctggtgacctggtgcagccagaacaacctggagctcaacgctctgaagacagtggagatggttgtggatttcaggaggaatgcagccccaccccccctcatcctgtgtgactcccccgtcgacgctgtggagtccgtccgcttcctgggctccatcatcacccaggacctcaagtgggagctgaacgtcagctccatcaccaagaaggcccagcagaggatgttcttcctgaggcagctgaggaaattcaacctgccaggagaatgatggtacaattctacacggccatcgttgagtccatcatctgctcctccatcaccgtctggcaccctgcagccacagccaaagacaagcgcaggctgcagagcatcatccgctcggccgagagggttatcggctgcaatctgccttcctccaggtcctgttcacttccaggtcactgaagcgggccagaaagattgtcgctgaccctcccaccctggacactcctgttcgagtccctccctcggagGAGGCTGCgatccatcaggacaaagaccacccacCACAAAAGTTTTTCcccggcagtcgggctcatcaatggaacccgggactgactgactgtcacccccaggactaccacctcttcttccaccttcctctctcctccttcttcccgctccttcctcttcctcctcctccctcttcctccccctcctcctccctcctccttcttcttccctcctggaggcctcctccacacacgtcactttaacatgcactttaacttgaggcctcctccacacacatgccactttatttgcatgcactttaacttaaacacacgccacgtgtaacatacacttttaactaaaacacaccacttgaagcacacacccaaacactttcacattacttgttgtctttctgtcgtgttgattgttgtttgtttgtcatgtccaaatgttgcaccttcggccaaaaaaattcctcgtttgtgtaaacattcctggcaataaaactgtttctgattctgtgtgtgtctctgttgttgtgGCTGATTTCTTCCTTCTCGGTCCATTCTGattaatctcttaacctgatcaTATAatcttgtatctctctcctatctgactgctgctgagacgccacaggagactctcacacacacacacacacacacacacacacacacacaggagactcacacacacacacacacacacacacacacacaggagactcacacacacacacacacacacacacacacacacacacacacacacacacacacacacaggtagactcacacacacacacacaggtagactcacacacacacacacacacacacacacacaggtagactcacacacacacacacacacacaggagactcacacacacacacacacacacacaggagactcacacacacacacacacacacacacacaggagactcacacacacacacacacacacacaggagactcacacacacacacacacacacacacacacagagactcacacacacacacacacacacagacacacacacacacacacacacacacacacacacacaggagactcacacacacacacacacacacacaggactcacacacacacacacacacacacacaggagacacacacacacacacacacacacacaggagactcacacacacacacacacacacacaggagactcacacacacacacacacaggagactcacacacacacacacacacacaggagacacacacacacacacacaggagactcacacacacacacacacacaggagactcacacacacacacacacacacacacaggagacacacacacacacacacacagagactcacacacaggacacacacacacaggagactcacacacacacacacacacacacacacacaggagactcacacacacacacacacacacacacaggagactcacacacacacacacacacacaggagactcacacacacacacacacacacacacacacacacaggagactctcacacacacacacacacacacacacaggagactcacacacacaggagactctctcacacacacacacacacacacacacacacaggagactctctcacacacacacacacacacacacaggagactcacacacacacacacacacacacacacacacaggagactcacacacacacacacacacacacacacacaggagactcacacacacacacacacacacacacacaggagactcacacacacaggagactctctcacacacacacacacacacaggagactcacacacacaggagactctctcacacacacacacacacaggagactcacacacacaggagactcacacacacacacacacacacacaggagactcacacacacaggagactctcacacacacacacacacacacacacacaggagactcacacacacaggagactctctcacacacacacacacacacacacaggagactcacacacacaggagactctctcacacacacacacacacacacaggagactctctcacacacacacacacacacacaggagactctcacacacacacacacacacacacacacaggagactcacacacacaggagactctctcacacacacacacacacacaggagactctctcacacacacacacacacacacacaggagactctctcacacacacacacacacaggagactctctcacacacacacacacacacacaggagtctcACCCTccggacacagagagtttggatcagagttcacttCATGTCGAtgtatttgtaaccaacagtttcacaaacaGACCTGGTCCGGTGTGAAagacgacctcctcctcctctgtccttcccAAGCCCAACAAACACATCAGACTCACTGCAGGTGCTCCggccactccctcattacatattagtactcgtcactcagtgtgacctcagtgtgacctctgtgtgacccctgtgtgacctctgtgtgacctctgtgtgacctcagtgtgacctctgtgtgacctcagtgtgacctctgtgtgacctcagtgtgacctctgtgtgacctcagtgtgacctcagtgtgacctctgtgtgacctcagtgtgacctctgtgtgacctcagtgtgacccctgtgtgacctcagtgtgacctctgtgtgacctcagtgtgacctctgtgtgacccctgtcccagtccaagctgGTTACTTTAAGGCATGTGAGGTTCTTGCTGCCCCCTCGTCTCTTCTgggcctcctggtcctcagtctcctctctaccggttcagactggagcagcaccGGGCCGCTGGGTCTGTCTGGAGCTCTGGACCctcgtctgagggagagagctgtgtgtgtgtgtgtgtgtgtctgtgtctgcgtgtgtgtgtgtgtgccctctcaatcctctttgtagatgtcatttaagcctaatataacataatgtaaaagtgtaatacaccctatgtatatGTGTTGTGGAAACacataatttgaaacatttttccCACCAcagtttatgtatgtgtgtgtgtatgtgtgtgtgtgtgtgtgtgtgtgaacatgaagCTCTCCAGTCACAGGTGAACTCACCTGTCTGCTTTGCAAGTCAAATccctgaccccctgaccccccccaccccacacgcACACCGGAGGCCagccaccacagaagaagagccAGCAGGAAGTGCTCTGGTCCTACAGGAACACGTTGAGTGCCACCAGGTGGAGTACTCTGGTACTACACCTGCATTCAGAGTACTGCATAAGTACCTCAGGACTACTCCTCAAAGTATTCAGACtacatgcaggaggaggaggaggactactCGGGATTAAGACATCATGTTCTTTAATGAAATGATTAAGACATCATGTTATTTAATGAAATGATTAAGACATCATGTTCTTTAATGAAATGATTAAGACATGTTATTTAATGAAATGATTAAGACATCATGTTCTTTAATGAAATGATTAAGACATCATGTTCTTTAATGAAATGATTAAGACATCATGTTCTTTAAGGAAATGAATAATTACATAATGTTATTGAAATGAAATGattacattaaaaataaaagtttgaactAAACAAAtgaaactatctctctctatatacacacacacacgtatatatatatatatatatacacacacacacatatatatatatatatatacacacacacacgtatatatggCAGAAGACTCCCTTCAGTCACAGCGAGGTCTCACTTGGATCTCTTTTCATGGCACCAAGGTTGTACACctgatataataaatatgtgcaGGTTCAACACaagtctaaaggtgcgttcacaccaaaagcgaaactattttttcgcgcgaccgaatcccatgaaaagtcaacgtacagacgcgtgcgCCTCTATAATCGCAGCCGCACCAAAGACGTCTTGTCAAAAACGTGCCGGGCCAAACAGCGCGGCgctgtggagcggacctgcgcgcgcaaccaaccgttgcttttgggttcaagatatttaaaaaaaagaagaatgataAGAGTTCGGCGAACACCAGCATCTCctccatgagttgtgtctcaTGGCTTCAGCTCCCTTCCTGAGCACGAGTGAGTTTGAGAGTAGATTCAGGATGATAAAGATCCTCGTCATTAAATACCGTGAATATAATATACAAGATGAAGTTCTCCTCGGgggacaggaaggaaagcctcctgcctgatcccattggctgccttgggcctcctgcctgatcccattggctgccttgggcctcctgcttgatcccattggctgccttggccgagtgtgtCGTTGACGAGCGGCGCTCCTCCGCGCCTCGCgtctaaagttgagaatattttagcTTTTAAGCGCAAGAAACCCGCCGCGTGGCGTTTAGAAGACGCGTCTGAAAGGCGCCAGAGGGGATCAAAGGTTGAGCGGGCGACGCGTTTCTGAGGCGCGTCTGGTGAGATGGAGCCTGAGGCTGAACACGGTGTGAAGGCTCCTCGAGAGAGACCAGAGCTCACGGCTCAGGGAGAAACACCACCAGCAGGGAGACGTGTGTTTCCCTTTAAGTGGGCGGTGTTCAGctccatgaggaggaggagctccggaAGCAGCTGCTTCCTCCAGGCCCAGAGGACGTCCAGGGAGCCGTCACACCGCCCTGCTGTTGTTCTTTCatccgtcaacaacaacaacaacaacaacacaccattcacaaaatgtttgttaaACAAACTCTTCTTTAGCAGCTGATTATTAAAGTTGCCAATGGGAAGGGAAGTGTATTGATCTCTGTGTACACTTCCTCTTCACTGTGTACACTTCCTCTACAATTCCTCTTCACTGTGTACACTTCCTCTACACTGTGTACACTTCCTCTACACTTCCTCTTCACTGTGTACACTTCCTCTTCACTGTGTACACTTCCTCTACACTGAGTACACTTCCGCTACACTTCCTCTTCACTGTGTACATTTCCTCTACACTTCCTGTACACTTCCTCTagtagttgtttgtgtgtttgtagtagttgtttgtgtgtgtgtttgtcgtagttgtttgtgtgtttgtagtagttgtttgtcgtagttgtttgtgtgtttgtagtagttgtttgtgtgtttgtgtgtttgtagtagttgtttgtgtgtttgtagtagttgtttgtcgtagttgtttgtgtgtttgtagtagttgtttgtttgtgtgtttgtagtagttgtttgtgtgtttgtagtagTTTGTcgtagttgtttgtgtgtttgtagtagttgtttgtagtagttgtttgtgtgtttgtagtagttgtttgtgtatttgtcgTAGTTGTTTGTGTCTTTAGACGAACAGGACTACAACCCACGGTCTGGACTACAGGTCCAGACAGGAAGCCCCTGGTCTTCCTCAGCTGATGATGAAGACCCTGGGCCCCTCCTCTCTCATGGGAGGAAGACTCTCTAGCACCATGTTGTCCATCAGTCCGTATTTATCCTCCTTTTTATTGTTGCTTccacctcctgctgctgctcctccattgGCTGACACCTCCTGTGGAAGCCCCGCCCTCTCCACCGGCTGAGACAGCTGATTGGTCAGCTGCACCAACGTCATCTGAGAGACACCAGAGTTTGTTTAGAGTTCACTCATCCCGTTTCCTTCTGTCTATGAAGGTGAGGGTCAGCCCACCGACCTGCATCTCCTTGAACAGGTGCAGCATGGCCACGCCCACCACGATGACCAGGAAGGCGCCCAGCGTGGTGACCACGTCCACGGCCGCCATGCGCCTCCACTCCTGGAAGAGGACCACGGAGGTGGACAGGACCACGGAGGTGAAGAGGACGTAGTACACGGGGTAGACCAGCAGGGTGTTGAAGCAGTCCAGAGACTTGTTCAGGTAGTTCACCTGCAGGCGCACCACAGGcgagtgaccaccagggggagcagCCAGCCTGACTGAAAGCACACCTGGGTCTCACCTTCACCCGCACGCCGTTAGCTTAGCCCACAGGAGAGGAACTCACCTGCGTCACTATGGAGACGATGAGCGTGACCAGCAGGATCCAGGTGAGCGGGCTGGCGAGCACCGAGAGGTCACGAaccactggacacacacacacagctgcatgtcccacaatgcattgcacacGAGCCAGGACCCTCGACAGCAGGTCATGTTCACCGTAACactatacagatatatatatatacacataaatatatctatatatagatatagatatatgtatctatataccgtattttttgcactatagggcgcacttaaaagcctttaattttctcaaaaaacgacagtgcgccttataatccgaagcgccgtatatatggattaattctggttttgcttactgacctctaagcgatcttgtgtggtacaaggcgctcaaggcgctaagtcaaaatgttttagtacgactttggtaaactacaaagccgcaccgcttgcagcattacggctaccgtagccaggagcgtcgcggagtaatacatactgtgcttcaccacaGCCGCTAGATATTGGTGTCAACAGGGCGTTCAAAGTTAAACTGCGAGCTGCGTGGGAGCAGTGGATGACAGAAGGCGAACACACATTCACCAAGACAGGGAGACTGCGCGGGCGACTTACGCCACTATATGCCAATGGATCGTGGATGCCTGGGCTAAGGTATCAGTCTCAACTGTGGCGAGCTTTCACAAGGCGGAATCATCACTGAACTGCCAGTTAACAGCAACGACACTGACTCGGATAATGGCGAGGAATTGGGCATGTTGGATGCCGTAATCGCCCAACTGTTAAACTCGGACACTGAAGATGAAGAATTTGAAGGATTTGTGGACGAGGAATAAACTGAAAAAGtgagtgtattgtgttgtattttacgtgttacaactgaataaggttggtagttattgtgaatacgctcattaacgtttgaataatgttgagaattattgtgaacgcgtttaataaagtttgatcgactgacttatctgactgttttttttccgcttaatgcgccttatagtccggtgcgctttatatatgaaaaaagatcgaaaatagaccattcattgacagtgcgccttataatctagtgcgccctatagtgcaaaaaatacggtatatatgtatatatacactaccgttcaaaagtttggggtcatccagacaatttcgtgtcttccatgaaaactcacttttatttataaatgaattgaacatttcatagaacatatagtcaagacattgacaaggttagaaataatgattaatatttgaagtattcattttgttcttcaaacttcaagctcaaaggaaggccagttgtatcgcttatatcaccagcataactgttttcagctgtgctaacataatggcacaagggttttctaatcagacattagtcttctaaggcgattagcaaacacaatgtaccatcagaacactggagtgatgatgaaatgggcctctatacacctctggagatatgtcattagaaaccagacgtttcacctagaatagtcatttaccacattaacaatgtagagagggtatttatgattaatgttatcttcattgaaaaaacagtgctttactttgaaaaataaagacatttctaagtgaccccaaacttttgaacggtagtgtacatatatatatatatatatgtatatatatatatgtatatatgtatatacgtatatatatatatacatatagatatttatatatgtatatatatttctatataaatgtatatatatatatagatatatatctatatgtatatatctatatatatatatgtatatttctatagTGTTAAAGGACTCAACCGGTGGAAGGTgagttcttcttctgtggtctcACCGGTGTGGGCGGCGATGGCGAGGCCCTTCACGGAGGACACGGTGAAGGCGCCCAGCAGCGAGCAGATCCCCACGTAGACGAAGATGTTGGAGCGGCCGACGCGAGGCGAGAAGAAGACGACCAGCACGCCGCAGAGCAGCAGCACGGCGGCCGCGTAGGCCAGGAAGCCTGGGCacacaacaccgttagcgtagcttagcatagggGGGGGGCGCTGGTGACATCACAGTTCTAACAGGAAGTCAGCGTTCCCGTGACTTCCTGTTNNNNNNNNNNNNNNNNNNNNNNNNNNNNNNNNNNNNNNNNNNNNNNNNNNNNNNNNNNNNNNNNNNNNNNNNNNNNNNNNNNNNNNNNNNNNNNNNNNNNNNNNNNNNNNNNNNNNNNNNNNNNNNNNNNNNNNNNNNNNNNNNNNNNNNNNNNNNNNNNNNNNNNNNNNNNNNNNNNNNNNNNNNNNNNNNNNNNNNNNNNNNNNNNNNNNNNNNNNNNNNNNNNNNNNNNNNNNNNNNNNNNNNNNNNNNNNNNNNNNNNNNNNNNNNNNNNNNNNNNNNNNNNNNNNNNNNNNNNNNNNNNNNNNNNNNNNNNNNNNNNNNNNNNNNNNNNNNNNNNNNNNNNNNNNNNNNNNNNNNNNNNNNNNNNNNNNNNNNNNNNNNNNNNNNNNNNNNNNNNNNNNNNNNNNNNNNNNNNNNNNNNNNNNNNNNNNNNNNNNNNNNNNNNNNNNNNNNNNNNNNNNNNNNNNNNNNNNNNNNNNNNNNNNNNNNNNNNNNNNNNNNNNNNNNNNNNNNNNNNNNNNNNNNNNNNNNNNNNNNNNNNNNNNNNNNNNNNNNNNNNNNNNNNNNNNNNNNNNNNNNNNNNNNNNNNNNNNNNNNNNNNNNNNNNNNNNNNNNNNNNNNNNNNNNNNNNNNNNNNNNNNNNNNNNNNNNNNNNNNNNNNNNNNNNNNNNNNNNNNNNNNNNNNNNNNNNNNNNNNNNNNNNNNNNNNNNNNNNNNNNNNNNNNNNNNNNNNNNNNNNNNNNNNNNNNNNNNNNNNNNNNNNNNNNNNNNNNNNNNNNNNNNNNNNNNNNNNNNNNNNNNNNNNNNNNNNNNNNNNNNNNNNNNNNNNNNNNNNNNNNNNNNNNNNNNNNNNNNNNNNNNNNNNNNNNNNNNNNNNNNNNNNNNNNNNNNNNNNNNNNNNNNNNNNNNNNNNNNNNNNNNNNNNNNNNNNNNNNNNNNNNNNNNNNNNNNNNNNNNNNNNNNNNNNNNNNNNNNNNNNNNNNNNNNNNNNNNNNNNttgttgttgtctttttgttgttttttatttttgttgtgtgtgttttggaggaggggagggtatgtgtgtgtgtataaatgtgtgaatgtatgcgtgtgtatatgtatgtgtgtatatgtatgtatgtctgtgtgtgtgtgcgtatgggtatgtatatgggtgtatatatatgttgtctgacatttttgtacttcaagtttcaagtttcaagtttcaagtttttattgtcacatccccttttatacaagtataatcggtttgtgaaattcttatgtgcaaaacacccgacagcagtagcagactaaaaaaagaataagaatgggaataaactatacaatatccacacaaaaaagaagaaagtattaacaatatatatataaaacaatgtaatagaatacacatcctgacaatatatatatataaaacaatgtaataaaatatacacttttttgagacaatatatatatgtgtatatatacaatatatatatacaatatatatatatataaaacaatgtaataaaatatacaccatggccatagatattcacagaatatgttctggtgtatagtgttaatgagggtctcagtccttgttcagcagcctgatggcctgactgaagaagctgtccctcagtctgtttgtgcggcacttgatactgcggtatcgcctgccttacagtagaagggtgaacagtttgtgaaaacacttgttttatgtttatatcattgtggcagctgtgtctgagttggcctcggctgctggtgattggcaatcactcagcagccgaggtcGCTTTAAAGCTCCCACtgagggaggtgaggagaggcgcgtgatttgcggtctgctcggtgtcgtgtgtgcaaataaatatgTCCTTGAACGAAACGtcgtgctgtctggcggatccttggtacattggtctcctcacctccccctccaatgtagcaggcctgaggccgccacccgtgggtttcccgccccagcaccaaggatccgcctgACAGCACGACATTTGGTTCAAGGACATATTTATtggcacacacacgacaccgagcagaccgcaaatcacgcgcctctcctcacctcccctctccactccactctcgagtgggagcttttataagggtggcctcggctgctgactgattgccaatcaccagcagccgaggccaactcagacacagctgccacaatcattaaacaaataaaaaatttaagtgactataacaacaacacaacacactataacaacaacacaacacactataacaacaacacaacacactaacaacaacacaacacactataacaacaacacactataacaacaacacaacactctaacaacaacacaacactataacaacaacacaacacactctaacaacaacacaacactataacaacaacacaacacactaacaacacaacacactataacaacaacacaacacactaacaacaacacaacacactaacaacaacacaacacactataacaacaacctaaatataataataaataacataacaacacattataacaacaatatacactaataataacacaaattaacaacaataaatataatacacactaaataataacacaacacactataacaataacaatacacattaataataataacaacacaaataacataataacaactaacaatacaataataacaacactaacaataacactaataataacaacaacacactaacaacaacacaacacactataacaacaacacaacacactataacaacaacacaacacactaacaacaacacaacacactataacaacaacacaacacactataacaacaacacaacacactctctatatatatatatacttatatagtGGACGGGAGACGTCATCACAGGTTTGTGataagtatataagtatatacacAGCAGCTGTTTGGTTTCTGGGTAATGAGATGAACTCTTCTGATTTTCCATCATCGCCTCGTTGAGTTTCTCTTGGAGACAAAACACAGTGTactagtaaatatatatatatataatacacatatatttattatatatacatgtacatgtattgaatatacatttattatatataagtatatataagtatatatttatacatatacttatatatatataattataagtatatatatacttatataagtatatatatacacttataaatatataagtatatatatatatttatatagtggATGGGAGACGTCATCACAGGtttgaatatattatatattatgaatatgtatacatatatagatgtatacatattagggctgtcagtgttaacgtgttaatctatgcgattaatttgtccgcgttaacgcacaaaaatattttaacgcaattaacgcaactttgtttacttccggtgttcgtggatgaatcagtcgggtttcctcctgctcctccttcctcccgtctccccctctgatacacagaggaacggaggggcgacggaTCGGGTAATGCGGctcggaaagaactcgtcacacgaaaccttcaacgtgattggtcaatccgtttgtctgtcaacatttagcgaaaaaacaaccaatgaacactcagtaaatcacaaaggacctcccacctcacaggtaaggctcattagcagcctgtcagtcagagagcagagaacacggcaccaggacaactgaggctcatttcagagctgagattgttctggaatgtttgatgtagaacacgtgggtatgtgtcacatgcaaacacctttaaaaggtgaatttaaatttttttgtaaaatggaga contains:
- the LOC130210143 gene encoding magnesium transporter NIPA4-like is translated as MLSYANGVVCPGFLAYAAAVLLLCGVLVVFFSPRVGRSNIFVYVGICSLLGAFTVSSVKGLAIAAHTVVRDLSVLASPLTWILLVTLIVSIVTQVNYLNKSLDCFNTLLVYPVYYVLFTSVVLSTSVVLFQEWRRMAAVDVVTTLGAFLVIVVGVAMLHLFKEMQMTLVQLTNQLSQPVERAGLPQEVSANGGAAAGGGSNNKKEDKYGLMDNMVLESLPPMREEGPRVFIIS